Proteins encoded in a region of the Schaalia hyovaginalis genome:
- a CDS encoding pseudouridine synthase, whose amino-acid sequence MRNDPYVEGGIRLQKALSQAGVASRRAAEQLIEDGRVQVDGQVVRSQGIRIDPMTQAVHVDGERVFFDETRHVVLAVNKPVGTVSTMSDPEGRPTLSDLIVDYPERLYHVGRLDIDTSGLLLLTNDGELANRLTHPSYEVPKTYVARLHGEVKPYVKRRLMDGIELEDGPIKVDSFRVVDTYGEITTVEIVVHEGRNRLVRRMMAEVGYPVRELVRTAFGPIRLGNLQQGTSRRVKGNALKALYSTVGL is encoded by the coding sequence GTGAGGAACGATCCCTACGTCGAGGGCGGAATCCGTCTGCAGAAGGCCCTGTCGCAGGCGGGCGTCGCCTCGCGCCGCGCCGCCGAGCAGCTCATCGAGGACGGCCGGGTGCAAGTCGACGGTCAGGTGGTGCGCTCGCAGGGCATTCGCATCGACCCGATGACCCAGGCGGTCCACGTCGACGGCGAGCGCGTCTTCTTCGATGAAACGCGCCACGTCGTCCTGGCCGTGAACAAGCCGGTCGGGACCGTGTCGACGATGAGCGACCCTGAGGGCCGGCCCACTCTGTCCGACCTCATCGTGGACTACCCGGAGCGGCTGTACCACGTGGGCCGACTCGACATTGACACCTCCGGCCTGCTGCTGCTGACCAATGACGGAGAGCTGGCGAACCGCCTGACGCACCCGAGCTATGAAGTGCCCAAGACCTACGTCGCCCGACTCCACGGCGAGGTCAAGCCCTATGTGAAGCGGCGCCTGATGGACGGCATCGAACTGGAGGACGGCCCGATCAAGGTCGATTCCTTCCGCGTCGTCGACACCTACGGTGAGATCACGACGGTCGAGATCGTCGTCCACGAGGGCCGCAATCGCCTGGTCCGTCGCATGATGGCCGAGGTCGGCTACCCGGTTCGCGAACTCGTCCGCACGGCCTTCGGCCCGATCCGGCTCGGGAACCTCCAGCAGGGGACCTCCCGCCGCGTCAAGGGGAACGCCCTCAAGGCCCTCTACTCGACCGTCGGCCTGTGA
- the scpB gene encoding SMC-Scp complex subunit ScpB, which translates to MPEPHESEELFAPLEAILMVVSEPVAALDLADALGIDVEEAESALRALAALYRGEGGRRPAGFELRENAGGWRIYSAREWAGLVGRFIVGTAQSRLSQAALETLAVIAYRQPISRSRISHIRGVNVDAVVRTLVTRGLVEEVGESDSGARLYGTTREFLEKMGFASLDDLVPLAPYLPTGEELDELEEQL; encoded by the coding sequence ATGCCTGAACCGCACGAATCCGAAGAACTGTTCGCCCCCTTGGAGGCGATTCTCATGGTCGTGAGCGAGCCCGTCGCGGCCCTCGACCTCGCCGACGCCCTCGGCATCGATGTCGAAGAGGCCGAGTCGGCGCTGCGCGCCCTCGCCGCCCTGTACCGGGGCGAGGGCGGCAGGCGCCCGGCCGGCTTCGAGCTCCGTGAGAACGCCGGCGGCTGGCGGATCTACTCCGCCCGAGAATGGGCGGGCCTCGTCGGGCGCTTCATCGTGGGCACCGCTCAATCGCGCCTGTCGCAGGCCGCCCTCGAGACCCTGGCCGTCATCGCCTACCGGCAGCCGATCTCAAGGTCGCGCATCTCGCATATTCGGGGCGTGAACGTGGACGCCGTGGTGCGTACCCTAGTGACAAGGGGACTTGTCGAAGAGGTCGGGGAATCCGACTCGGGCGCCAGGCTGTACGGCACCACGCGCGAGTTCCTCGAGAAGATGGGATTCGCATCCCTCGACGACCTGGTGCCCCTGGCGCCGTACTTACCGACCGGCGAGGAGCTGGACGAACTGGAGGAACAGCTGTGA
- a CDS encoding segregation and condensation protein A: protein MVTPPEAEARQGAIDDFHVALDVFEGPFDLLLQLITRKRLDITEVALAEVTDEFIAHMRMFPDLSKTTEFLVVAATLLDLKAQSLLPSTQIDRELAVEDLEARDLLFTRLLQYRAFKGASAQIAASLEENAGFIPRTAPLEPQFAALLPELVWTASPLDLVRAAAAAFSSAEPQVVTAHLHDPVVPVREQARIVVERLARLGKMTFHELVEDAATTPVIVSRFLAVLELYRRRVLDVAQDEPLGELVLVWAGGNAQDVDFTDIDATEDPGEQGSADA, encoded by the coding sequence GTGGTGACGCCGCCTGAGGCCGAGGCCCGTCAAGGGGCGATCGACGACTTCCACGTCGCCCTCGACGTCTTCGAGGGCCCTTTCGACCTGCTCCTCCAGCTCATCACGCGCAAACGCCTCGACATCACCGAAGTGGCCCTGGCGGAGGTCACCGATGAGTTCATCGCGCATATGCGGATGTTCCCGGATCTGTCCAAGACCACGGAGTTCCTCGTCGTCGCCGCGACGCTGCTCGACCTCAAGGCGCAGAGCCTGCTCCCCAGCACCCAGATCGACCGCGAACTCGCGGTCGAGGACCTGGAAGCGCGCGATCTGCTCTTCACCCGGCTGCTGCAATACCGCGCCTTCAAAGGCGCATCGGCGCAGATCGCCGCCTCTCTCGAGGAGAACGCGGGATTCATCCCGCGGACCGCGCCCCTGGAACCGCAGTTCGCAGCCCTGCTGCCCGAGCTCGTGTGGACGGCGAGCCCGCTGGACCTCGTGAGGGCCGCCGCCGCTGCTTTCAGCTCGGCCGAGCCGCAGGTGGTCACCGCTCACCTTCACGATCCCGTCGTGCCCGTGCGCGAACAGGCCAGAATCGTCGTCGAAAGACTCGCCCGACTCGGCAAGATGACCTTCCACGAGCTCGTCGAGGACGCTGCGACCACGCCCGTCATCGTTTCGCGCTTCCTCGCCGTCCTCGAGCTCTATCGCAGGCGCGTCCTCGACGTCGCCCAGGACGAGCCCCTGGGCGAGCTCGTCCTCGTATGGGCGGGCGGGAACGCGCAGGACGTCGACTTCACCGACATCGATGCGACCGAGGACCCGGGAGAACAGGGGAGCGCTGATGCCTGA
- a CDS encoding ParA family protein, with translation MTNDVQLALPGEIGQNPDDFPIPAPLGGHGPARIIAMCNQKGGVGKTTTTINLGSALAEYGRRVLIVDFDPQGAASVGLGINTLEMEDTIYTLLMNPKADVHTTVCRTSVEGLDIIPANIDLSAAEVQLVNEVARESALARVLRHIEDQYDVILIDCQPSLGLLAVNALTAAHGVIVPVEAEFFALRGVALLVETIETVRDRINPRLKIDGIVATMVDSRTLHSREVLDRLDEAFGDLVFTTRIGRTVKFPDASVASEPITTYAPNHPGARAYRRLARELIARGDAA, from the coding sequence GTGACGAACGACGTACAGCTCGCATTGCCCGGTGAGATCGGTCAGAACCCCGATGACTTCCCGATCCCTGCGCCCCTCGGCGGGCACGGGCCGGCTCGGATCATCGCGATGTGCAACCAGAAGGGCGGCGTCGGCAAGACGACCACCACCATCAATCTGGGTTCGGCCCTCGCCGAGTACGGCAGGCGGGTCCTCATCGTCGACTTCGATCCGCAGGGCGCGGCCTCGGTCGGTCTGGGGATCAACACCTTGGAGATGGAGGACACGATCTACACCCTCCTCATGAATCCGAAGGCCGATGTCCATACGACGGTGTGCCGCACGAGCGTCGAGGGGCTCGACATCATCCCGGCGAACATCGATCTGTCCGCTGCGGAAGTGCAACTGGTCAACGAAGTCGCGCGCGAGTCCGCGCTCGCCAGGGTGCTCCGGCACATCGAAGACCAGTACGACGTGATCCTCATCGACTGCCAGCCTTCGCTCGGCCTCCTCGCGGTCAACGCTCTCACGGCCGCCCACGGCGTGATCGTGCCCGTTGAAGCGGAGTTCTTCGCCCTGCGCGGCGTGGCGCTGCTCGTCGAGACGATCGAGACCGTCCGCGATCGCATCAACCCCCGTCTGAAGATCGACGGCATCGTCGCGACCATGGTCGATTCGCGCACCCTGCACTCCCGCGAGGTGCTCGACCGCCTGGACGAGGCCTTCGGGGATCTCGTCTTCACCACCAGAATCGGTCGGACCGTCAAGTTCCCGGATGCGAGCGTCGCGAGCGAGCCCATCACGACCTATGCGCCCAACCACCCCGGGGCCCGCGCCTACCGCAGGCTCGCCAGGGAGCTCATCGCCCGTGGTGACGCCGCCTGA
- a CDS encoding tyrosine recombinase, producing MNEFEELQREWLSHLRIEKGASPHTLSNYRRDLDRYRIDLEERGIGTPGAVGPQDVERHLADFASGVLSGKPAAPSTVARASAAIRGFHKFLVAEGVTAHDPAAGLHVPKQGMRLPKALSVDQVDALLKAARLGDDACALRDAALLEVLYATGARVSEALGLTIDDLDLDDETPVVRLYGKGRKERFVPLGSMAQDALAAYLVRARPSLASKGRGTPSVFLNSRGAPLSRQSAWEVIQKAADAAGLHGHVSPHTLRHSFATHLLEGGASIRDVQELLGHASVQTTQIYTKVTPTMLLEVYRSSHPRALAKGETHPQ from the coding sequence GTGAACGAGTTCGAGGAGCTGCAACGCGAGTGGCTCAGCCACCTGCGGATCGAGAAGGGCGCTTCGCCTCACACCCTCTCGAACTACCGCCGCGACCTCGACCGCTATCGCATCGACCTCGAAGAACGCGGAATCGGGACGCCCGGCGCAGTCGGCCCGCAGGACGTCGAACGCCACCTCGCCGACTTCGCCTCCGGAGTCCTCAGCGGCAAACCCGCAGCCCCCTCCACCGTCGCCAGGGCATCAGCCGCGATCCGCGGATTCCACAAGTTCCTCGTCGCCGAGGGCGTCACCGCGCACGACCCGGCGGCGGGCCTTCACGTTCCGAAGCAGGGGATGAGGCTGCCCAAGGCGCTCTCCGTCGATCAGGTCGACGCCCTCCTGAAAGCCGCCCGCCTCGGCGACGACGCATGCGCACTCAGGGACGCGGCCCTGCTCGAAGTGCTCTACGCGACGGGCGCCCGAGTATCCGAGGCCCTCGGACTGACGATCGACGACCTCGACCTCGATGACGAGACCCCCGTCGTGCGCCTCTACGGGAAGGGCCGCAAGGAGCGCTTCGTCCCGCTGGGATCGATGGCTCAAGACGCCCTGGCCGCCTACCTCGTACGGGCGAGGCCCTCCCTGGCGAGCAAGGGGAGGGGGACGCCCAGCGTCTTCCTCAATTCCCGCGGAGCCCCCCTCTCGCGCCAGAGCGCATGGGAGGTCATTCAGAAGGCGGCCGACGCCGCCGGCCTTCACGGACACGTGTCGCCCCATACGCTCCGGCATTCCTTCGCAACGCATCTTCTCGAGGGCGGCGCCTCGATCCGCGATGTCCAGGAGCTCTTGGGGCACGCTTCGGTCCAGACCACCCAGATCTACACGAAGGTCACCCCGACGATGCTCCTCGAGGTCTACCGCTCGAGCCATCCCAGAGCACTCGCGAAGGGTGAAACGCATCCTCAATGA
- the tkt gene encoding transketolase, whose protein sequence is MTLKWDELDDRAVKTAKILAADAVEKVGSGHPGTAISIAPAAYLLFQRYLRIDPKDPKWLGRDRFVMSAGHSSLTQYCQMYLAGQTLELDDLKALRTRGSLTPAHPEYGHTAGVEITTGPLGTGIASAVGFAMSARRSHGLFDPETPMGESPFDHYVYVIAGDGCLQEGVASEASSLAGTQKLGNLILLWDDNHISIEDDTNIAFTEDVLKRYEAYGWHTQRVDWLSEDGSYAEDVTALDAAIEAAKAETDKPSIIALRTIIGWPTPGKQNTGGIHGSKLGDEALRGLKEALGADPDAMFGVDEEAVAHARANVAARAEQARTEWDARFAQWKAANPERAELLDRVLDKKLPEGWETALPSFEAGKAVATRSASGKVIASLADALPEVWGGSADLAGSNNTIMPGQPSFIPAEYSTGAFQGDAFGRNLHFGIREFAMGAIMNGMAADGLTRPYGGTFFVFSDFMRGAVRLAALMDLPVTYVWTHDSIGVGEDGPTHQPVEHLAAYRAIPNLAIVRPADANETIVAWKTVLEKAHPAALILSRQNLPVPERGEGALASAEGLAKGAYVLADAEGEPDVILMGSGSEVQYALEAKDLLAAEGVKARVVSVPCMEWFDEQSAEYKESVLPAAVKARVSVEAGIAMPWRALVGDAGRSVSLEHFGESASGDLLFADYGFTAENVVAAAKESLAAAK, encoded by the coding sequence GTGACACTCAAGTGGGACGAACTCGACGACCGCGCGGTGAAGACCGCGAAGATCCTCGCGGCGGACGCCGTCGAGAAGGTCGGCTCCGGACACCCCGGCACCGCGATCTCCATCGCGCCCGCCGCCTACCTCCTCTTCCAGCGCTACCTGCGCATCGATCCGAAGGATCCGAAGTGGCTGGGCCGTGACCGCTTCGTCATGTCCGCGGGGCACTCCTCCCTCACCCAGTACTGCCAGATGTACCTCGCGGGCCAGACCCTCGAGCTCGACGACCTCAAGGCGCTGCGCACCCGCGGCTCCCTCACCCCGGCCCACCCCGAGTACGGGCACACCGCGGGCGTCGAGATCACCACCGGCCCGCTCGGCACGGGCATCGCCTCCGCCGTCGGCTTCGCCATGTCGGCGCGCCGCTCCCACGGGCTCTTCGACCCCGAGACTCCGATGGGCGAGTCCCCCTTCGACCACTACGTCTACGTCATCGCCGGCGACGGCTGCCTCCAGGAGGGCGTCGCATCCGAAGCCTCCTCGCTGGCCGGCACGCAGAAGCTCGGTAACCTCATCCTCCTGTGGGACGACAACCACATCTCCATCGAGGACGACACGAACATCGCCTTCACCGAAGACGTCCTCAAGCGCTACGAGGCCTACGGATGGCACACCCAGCGGGTCGACTGGCTCTCCGAGGACGGCTCCTACGCCGAGGACGTCACCGCCCTCGACGCCGCCATCGAAGCCGCCAAGGCCGAGACCGACAAGCCCTCGATCATCGCCCTGCGCACGATCATCGGCTGGCCCACCCCCGGCAAGCAGAACACCGGCGGCATCCACGGATCCAAGCTCGGCGACGAGGCCCTTCGCGGCCTCAAGGAGGCCCTGGGCGCCGATCCCGACGCGATGTTCGGCGTCGACGAGGAAGCGGTCGCGCACGCCCGCGCGAACGTCGCCGCCCGCGCCGAACAGGCCCGCACCGAATGGGACGCCCGATTCGCCCAGTGGAAGGCCGCCAACCCCGAGCGCGCCGAACTCCTCGACCGCGTCCTCGACAAGAAGCTCCCCGAGGGCTGGGAGACCGCGCTCCCCAGCTTCGAGGCGGGCAAGGCCGTCGCCACGCGCTCGGCATCGGGCAAGGTCATCGCCTCCCTCGCCGATGCGCTCCCGGAGGTCTGGGGCGGATCGGCCGACCTGGCCGGATCGAACAACACGATCATGCCCGGACAGCCCTCCTTCATCCCCGCCGAGTACTCGACCGGCGCCTTCCAGGGCGACGCCTTCGGCCGCAACCTCCACTTCGGCATCCGCGAGTTCGCGATGGGCGCCATCATGAACGGCATGGCGGCCGACGGCCTCACCCGCCCCTACGGCGGCACCTTCTTCGTGTTCTCCGACTTCATGCGCGGAGCGGTCCGCCTGGCCGCGCTCATGGATCTGCCCGTCACCTACGTGTGGACCCACGACTCGATCGGCGTGGGCGAGGACGGTCCGACGCACCAGCCGGTCGAGCACCTCGCCGCCTACCGCGCCATCCCGAACCTCGCGATCGTGCGACCGGCCGATGCCAATGAGACCATCGTCGCCTGGAAGACGGTCCTCGAGAAGGCCCACCCGGCCGCGCTCATCCTCTCGCGCCAGAACCTGCCGGTTCCCGAGCGCGGCGAAGGCGCCCTCGCCTCCGCCGAGGGACTCGCGAAGGGCGCCTACGTCCTCGCCGATGCCGAGGGCGAGCCGGACGTCATCCTCATGGGATCCGGCTCCGAGGTCCAGTACGCGCTCGAGGCCAAGGACCTCCTCGCGGCCGAGGGCGTGAAGGCCCGGGTCGTCTCCGTGCCCTGCATGGAGTGGTTCGACGAGCAGTCCGCGGAGTACAAGGAGTCCGTCCTGCCCGCGGCCGTCAAGGCCCGCGTCTCGGTCGAGGCCGGTATCGCGATGCCGTGGCGCGCCCTCGTCGGCGACGCCGGCCGTTCGGTGTCCCTCGAGCACTTCGGCGAGTCCGCATCCGGCGATCTCCTCTTCGCCGACTACGGCTTCACCGCCGAGAACGTCGTCGCAGCGGCCAAGGAGTCCCTCGCCGCGGCGAAGTGA
- a CDS encoding DUF6318 family protein, protein MTLNAARRFAIIASACMLTLGASACSTGSGDSEQSRPSPPPTAEVRMSGGYVMNEDGTLQKPEVDMPAPVLDPAALEYSPEGAELAARHFLALTEYAWATGDTSTMRAFFTDECTPCKSMADRVDELYASGGWMDGTKYVTKEIVRIEEISDRPATFGVQLIVSQGASTAYSDGTLHQRATKELDMALFIHWNDANWKVVDEDAKSIE, encoded by the coding sequence ATGACGCTCAATGCCGCGCGCCGTTTCGCGATCATCGCTTCTGCATGCATGCTCACCCTTGGCGCTTCAGCGTGTTCGACGGGATCGGGTGATTCCGAGCAGTCGCGACCCTCGCCTCCCCCGACTGCCGAGGTGCGCATGTCCGGCGGGTACGTCATGAACGAGGACGGGACCCTGCAAAAGCCCGAGGTCGACATGCCCGCGCCCGTGCTCGATCCGGCGGCCCTGGAGTACTCCCCCGAGGGGGCCGAACTCGCGGCCCGCCACTTCCTCGCCCTGACCGAGTACGCCTGGGCGACCGGGGACACCTCCACGATGCGGGCCTTCTTCACCGACGAGTGCACTCCATGCAAGAGCATGGCGGACCGGGTGGATGAACTGTACGCCTCAGGCGGGTGGATGGATGGAACTAAATATGTCACGAAGGAAATAGTCCGTATCGAGGAAATCTCTGACCGTCCTGCCACATTTGGTGTTCAACTAATTGTCAGTCAAGGAGCAAGCACTGCCTATTCAGATGGGACATTACATCAACGGGCGACTAAGGAGCTGGACATGGCGCTATTCATCCATTGGAATGATGCGAATTGGAAAGTTGTTGATGAAGATGCCAAGTCGATTGAATAG